A portion of the Pseudomonadota bacterium genome contains these proteins:
- a CDS encoding ATP-binding protein — translation MVAPTANKEAELELSGDDKAARQVLLLNALPHPAILIDRDCNVLEVNDAAEMFFRTSLAIMRREGLRAFVPFGSPLFDAIDQVVSDQAPMTAYGVDLATPRHPEDMLVDVYATPIFAGRSEGTSAPTSIGLMLHPQARTQKLDRQLTSQSSARSVSGLAAMLGHEIKNPLSGIRGAAQLLEGSVEEDDRALTQLITDEADRIVKLVDRMEVFSDERPVERGPVNIHTVLEHVKRLAETGFASHISFIERYDPSLPMLLANRDQMVQVFLNLVKNASEAIGQAAEGEIVLSTAFKPGIRLSVPGSARRMTLPLEFSVRDNGPGIPRDLLPNLFDPFVTTKSNGSGLGLALVAKIIRDHGGIVECESAGRGATFRVMMPVYTPDPEDPLQPTLS, via the coding sequence ATGGTAGCGCCCACTGCCAATAAAGAGGCCGAACTGGAACTATCGGGCGACGACAAGGCGGCTCGGCAGGTTCTACTGCTCAATGCTCTTCCCCACCCGGCGATCCTGATAGACCGGGACTGCAATGTTCTGGAAGTCAACGATGCGGCTGAGATGTTCTTTCGCACGAGCCTTGCCATCATGCGGCGAGAGGGACTTCGAGCGTTTGTGCCTTTTGGAAGCCCACTGTTCGACGCCATTGATCAAGTGGTGTCCGACCAGGCGCCTATGACCGCTTATGGGGTCGACCTGGCTACCCCGCGTCATCCTGAAGACATGCTCGTGGACGTGTACGCCACCCCGATCTTTGCGGGCAGAAGCGAGGGAACCAGCGCGCCGACGAGTATCGGCCTTATGCTGCACCCGCAGGCACGAACTCAAAAACTCGATCGCCAGCTCACCTCGCAATCCTCCGCGCGATCGGTGAGCGGGCTCGCGGCGATGCTTGGGCATGAGATCAAAAACCCGCTTTCGGGCATTCGGGGCGCAGCGCAGTTGCTCGAGGGTTCGGTTGAAGAAGATGATCGCGCGCTGACTCAGCTGATCACTGACGAGGCTGATCGGATCGTCAAACTGGTCGATCGTATGGAAGTGTTTTCCGATGAGCGACCTGTCGAGCGCGGCCCCGTCAACATTCATACGGTACTCGAGCACGTGAAGCGGCTCGCCGAGACCGGCTTTGCCAGCCATATCTCTTTTATTGAGCGTTACGATCCATCGCTGCCAATGCTGCTCGCCAACCGCGATCAGATGGTTCAGGTGTTCCTCAACCTGGTGAAGAACGCCAGCGAAGCCATTGGGCAGGCCGCTGAGGGCGAGATCGTTTTATCAACAGCGTTCAAGCCCGGTATCCGGCTCTCTGTGCCAGGAAGCGCGCGGCGCATGACCTTGCCGCTTGAGTTCTCGGTCCGCGATAACGGGCCAGGCATCCCGCGCGATTTGCTGCCCAACCTGTTCGACCCGTTCGTCACGACCAAATCCAATGGCTCGGGTCTCGGCTTGGCATTGGTTGCCAAGATCATCCGCGACCATGGCGGCATTGTTGAGTGCGAAAGCGCCGGGCGTGGGGCAACCTTTCGGGTGATGATGCCCGTTTACACACCTGACCCTGAAGATCCGCTGCAGCCAACACTCTCCTGA
- the ntrC gene encoding nitrogen regulation protein NR(I): protein MPQASQTVLIADDDAAIRTVLNQALTRAGYSVRVTSNAASLWRWVSEGEGDLVITDVVMPDENAFDLLPRMRKARPELPVIVMSAQNTFMTAVRASEKGAYDYLPKPFDLKELISIVGRAMSEPKRKAYGAPSPDENAENMPLVGRSAAMQEIYRILARLMQTDLTVTISGESGTGKELVARALHEFGRRSKGPFVAINMAAIPRDLIETELFGHEKGAFTGAQTRVVGRFEQAEGGTLFLDEIGDMPMDAQTRLLRVLQQGEYTTVGGRTAIRSDVRIVAATNKDLRQLINQGLFREDLFFRLNVVPLRLPPLRERTEDVPDLVRHFFAQAADEGLPAKQIDGAALDVLRQYRWPGNIRELENLVRRLAALYPQDVITAPIVEDELRSAVAGLAPAGAQAEADEGLSVSVERHLVKYFKDFGDDLPPPGLYHRMLKELEIPLFSVALAATRGNQIKAAELLGLNRNTLRKKIRDLDIQVIRGGR, encoded by the coding sequence ATGCCGCAAGCCAGCCAAACGGTTCTTATTGCTGATGATGACGCTGCCATCCGCACCGTGCTCAACCAGGCACTGACCCGTGCGGGCTATTCGGTGCGCGTCACCTCCAACGCGGCGTCGCTGTGGCGGTGGGTCAGTGAGGGCGAAGGTGATCTGGTGATCACCGATGTGGTCATGCCTGATGAAAACGCCTTCGATCTGCTTCCGCGGATGCGAAAGGCCCGGCCAGAGCTACCGGTTATCGTGATGAGCGCGCAGAACACGTTCATGACCGCCGTTCGCGCCTCCGAGAAAGGGGCCTACGACTACCTGCCCAAGCCTTTTGATCTCAAAGAACTGATCTCGATCGTTGGCCGGGCGATGTCCGAGCCCAAGCGCAAAGCTTATGGAGCGCCGTCGCCTGATGAAAACGCCGAGAACATGCCGCTTGTCGGGCGTTCGGCCGCGATGCAGGAGATCTACCGCATTCTCGCACGGTTGATGCAGACCGACCTGACGGTGACGATTTCAGGTGAGTCCGGGACCGGCAAGGAACTGGTTGCCCGGGCGCTGCACGAGTTTGGACGCCGGTCGAAAGGCCCCTTTGTCGCGATCAACATGGCAGCTATTCCGCGCGACTTGATAGAGACGGAGCTGTTTGGGCACGAGAAGGGCGCCTTTACCGGTGCGCAGACCCGTGTCGTGGGCCGATTCGAGCAAGCCGAGGGTGGAACACTGTTCCTTGATGAGATCGGCGATATGCCGATGGATGCTCAGACGCGGCTCCTCAGGGTTCTGCAGCAGGGCGAATACACAACGGTCGGTGGGCGCACGGCGATTCGCTCAGATGTGCGCATCGTCGCGGCGACCAACAAGGACCTGCGCCAGCTGATCAATCAGGGTCTGTTTCGGGAAGATCTCTTTTTCCGGTTGAACGTCGTTCCGCTTCGCCTGCCCCCGCTGCGAGAACGAACCGAGGATGTGCCGGACCTTGTTCGACACTTCTTCGCGCAGGCAGCTGACGAAGGGCTACCGGCCAAGCAGATCGACGGAGCTGCGCTGGACGTGCTGCGACAGTATCGTTGGCCGGGGAACATTCGCGAACTTGAAAACCTGGTACGCCGGCTGGCCGCGCTTTATCCGCAGGACGTCATCACGGCGCCGATCGTAGAGGATGAGTTACGGTCCGCGGTTGCCGGGCTTGCGCCAGCAGGCGCACAAGCTGAAGCTGACGAGGGGCTTTCGGTCTCCGTTGAACGGCATTTGGTCAAGTATTTCAAAGATTTCGGCGATGACCTGCCGCCCCCAGGGCTTTATCATCGGATGCTCAAGGAATTGGAGATTCCGCTCTTCTCCGTCGCCCTGGCCGCCACCCGTGGCAATCAGATCAAGGCTGCTGAGCTTTTGGGCCTGAACCGCAACACGTTGCGGAAGAAAATCAGGGACCTCGATATTCAGGTCATACGGGGTGGGCGCTGA
- a CDS encoding PAS domain-containing sensor histidine kinase, translated as MVETVGQDGGKRMLQSASLSGAPSDGHKLVRRFLGPFLIVLAIVAGIGSFAILTGSTPIIPTREVVLRLMVVNAVTVTALVVLIGIEIFKILKARKDRRAGARLHLRLLALFSLIAAVPAILVAVVATITLDRGLDRWFSERTQSMVDFARVVARAYLDEYRQVLSIELNSAASELNRSQGIYEFDPERFQAFMSDLATIRNIPYMSLVGGDGIELLRAETRFSDEYRQPDPSIIARVTDDTPVLIPPGTTNQLAGIMRLSEFEDHYVFIARAVDPRVVQYLLVTEQNAAEFEQLQDRRFGVQVSFGFMFLGLALIMLLAAMWIAIAFADRLVLPVRRLMMAAQQISSGNLYVQVPIRKQEGDLAVLGQTFNRMTNDLRSQRNELVDTNEQLDARRRFTEAVLAGVSAGVIGIDRAMHISLVNRSAAALLGSSVDDLLGRRISAAIPEFASVMPDRLDSRQARKNPREVRLERDGQLRILTVTLTIEHADDGSARGAVLTFDDVSDLMAAQRSSAWADIARRIAHEIKNPLTPIQLSAERLKRRYGRKLTEDTEVFEQCTNTIIRQVGDIGRMVDEFSSFARMPKPEFAPADLAKVIDETVFLMGNGFPAIDIEATLPEGGLPMPIDSRLMSQVFTNLIKNAAEGIESASEISTTGEDGSAAEATVKTRDRIHVEAFHQDDHLIIEITDTGIGFPEGGRAKLLEPYMTTREKGTGLGLAIVRRIVEDHGGTLRLLDAKDARTPLKGALVQLVFGQQEIAEGELLTGEAL; from the coding sequence ATGGTTGAAACGGTCGGACAGGACGGTGGTAAGCGGATGCTGCAATCGGCGTCGCTTTCAGGAGCGCCTTCCGACGGCCACAAGCTGGTAAGGCGTTTTCTGGGCCCGTTTCTCATTGTGCTCGCAATCGTAGCGGGTATCGGGTCGTTCGCGATCCTGACCGGTTCGACACCCATTATTCCAACGCGGGAAGTTGTCCTCAGGCTGATGGTGGTGAACGCGGTCACCGTCACAGCTTTGGTTGTGCTGATTGGGATCGAGATCTTCAAGATTCTCAAGGCGCGCAAGGACCGCCGGGCCGGGGCGAGGCTGCATTTGCGTCTGTTGGCGCTGTTCAGTCTCATTGCGGCAGTACCGGCAATTCTTGTTGCAGTCGTGGCGACCATCACCCTCGACCGCGGTTTGGACCGATGGTTCTCCGAACGCACCCAGTCAATGGTGGATTTTGCCCGTGTTGTCGCTAGGGCCTACCTTGATGAATACCGGCAAGTGCTGAGCATCGAACTGAATTCAGCGGCGAGTGAACTCAACCGTTCCCAGGGCATCTACGAGTTCGACCCGGAGCGCTTCCAGGCTTTCATGTCGGACCTCGCGACGATCCGAAACATACCTTACATGTCGCTGGTCGGCGGCGACGGGATTGAGTTGCTTCGCGCCGAGACACGTTTTTCCGACGAATACCGCCAGCCCGATCCATCGATCATCGCACGGGTTACCGATGATACGCCGGTTTTAATTCCGCCGGGGACGACAAACCAGCTAGCCGGGATCATGCGGCTATCGGAGTTTGAAGACCACTATGTGTTCATCGCCAGAGCGGTGGACCCCAGGGTCGTCCAGTACCTACTGGTGACGGAGCAAAACGCGGCTGAATTCGAACAGCTACAAGACCGACGCTTCGGCGTTCAGGTATCGTTCGGCTTCATGTTCCTCGGCCTCGCGCTGATCATGTTGTTGGCGGCCATGTGGATCGCCATTGCATTCGCAGACCGGCTGGTCCTGCCAGTGCGCCGTTTGATGATGGCAGCCCAGCAGATTTCATCGGGGAACCTCTATGTGCAGGTGCCCATACGAAAGCAAGAAGGTGACCTTGCGGTCCTGGGGCAAACCTTCAACCGCATGACCAATGATCTGCGCTCCCAACGCAACGAATTGGTTGATACCAACGAGCAGCTTGATGCGCGACGCCGATTTACCGAGGCAGTCCTTGCTGGCGTCTCGGCGGGCGTGATCGGCATTGATCGAGCCATGCATATCTCGCTGGTGAACCGGTCGGCGGCGGCCTTGCTGGGCTCCAGTGTCGACGACCTTCTTGGCCGCCGGATATCAGCGGCTATCCCCGAGTTTGCGTCAGTGATGCCCGACCGCCTCGATAGTCGCCAAGCGCGCAAGAATCCCCGCGAGGTTCGTTTGGAGCGCGACGGTCAGTTACGCATCCTCACCGTAACCCTCACCATCGAACACGCCGACGATGGCTCAGCCAGGGGCGCCGTTCTGACGTTCGATGACGTGTCCGATCTTATGGCGGCGCAGCGATCAAGCGCGTGGGCGGATATTGCGCGCAGAATCGCACATGAAATTAAAAACCCGTTGACACCCATTCAGCTGTCGGCGGAACGGCTGAAGCGTCGTTATGGCCGCAAGCTGACCGAAGACACCGAAGTCTTCGAGCAGTGCACCAACACAATTATCCGGCAGGTCGGAGATATTGGCCGAATGGTGGACGAGTTCTCATCATTCGCCCGTATGCCCAAGCCGGAGTTCGCCCCCGCTGATCTTGCCAAGGTTATCGACGAGACGGTGTTCTTGATGGGTAATGGCTTTCCGGCCATCGACATCGAGGCGACACTTCCAGAGGGCGGCTTGCCAATGCCCATCGATTCGCGTCTGATGAGCCAGGTCTTCACAAATTTAATCAAGAACGCTGCAGAAGGCATTGAAAGCGCGTCTGAAATATCGACTACCGGAGAGGACGGCAGCGCGGCCGAGGCGACGGTGAAAACACGAGACCGCATTCACGTCGAAGCCTTTCATCAGGACGATCATCTGATCATTGAGATCACCGACACTGGGATAGGCTTTCCCGAGGGCGGACGCGCCAAATTGCTCGAACCCTACATGACGACCCGCGAAAAAGGGACCGGTCTTGGTCTGGCGATCGTACGCCGAATTGTCGAGGACCATGGCGGTACGCTTCGGCTTCTCGATGCTAAGGATGCGCGGACCCCTCTCAAGGGCGCTTTGGTGCAGTTGGTGTTCGGGCAACAGGAAATCGCGGAGGGCGAATTGCTGACAGGAGAAGCGCTTTGA
- a CDS encoding sigma-54 dependent transcriptional regulator, translating into MSGDILVVDDEIDIRELVAGILEDEGYTTRLAADADSALTAIEARRPNLVFLDIWMQGSRLDGMQLLEVLRTTYPDLPVVMISGHGTIDTAVSAIKTGAFDFIEKPFQSDRLLLVAMRALETTALKREISSLKHSSGLDYELVGSSQEMNALRTQIDRLGPTNSRVMILGPSGSGKELVARAIHAKSRRASGPFVILNGASIAPETMELELFGTESEPGSPRKVGALEEAHGGTLYLDEVSEMPRDTQAKIMRVLVDQTFTRVGGSTRVQVDVRVLSSSSVPIEPLIEAETFRSDLYHRLAVVPLNVPPLASRRSDVPELVHYFMQQLARSSGLPIRQIADDALTILQTHDWPGNVRQLRNNVERMMILARGENGSHVTAELLPPDVSSLLPKTASEGAENLMSMPLREAREVFERDYLSSQINRFNGNISKTAEFIGMERSALHRKLKSLGLNG; encoded by the coding sequence TTGAGTGGCGACATACTGGTCGTTGACGACGAAATTGATATTCGGGAGCTGGTGGCCGGCATCCTGGAAGATGAGGGCTACACCACGCGCCTGGCTGCGGATGCAGATTCCGCGTTGACCGCCATTGAGGCGCGCCGCCCTAATCTGGTCTTTCTCGATATTTGGATGCAGGGCAGCCGGCTTGACGGTATGCAACTTCTCGAAGTCCTACGGACGACTTATCCGGACCTTCCGGTCGTTATGATCTCGGGACACGGTACGATTGACACCGCTGTCAGTGCCATCAAGACCGGCGCGTTCGATTTTATAGAGAAGCCGTTTCAGTCCGACCGGTTGCTTCTGGTCGCCATGCGGGCGCTCGAGACAACGGCCTTGAAGCGCGAGATCAGCTCACTGAAGCACTCATCTGGGTTGGACTATGAACTTGTGGGTTCAAGCCAGGAAATGAACGCGCTTCGAACGCAGATCGATCGCCTGGGGCCGACAAATAGCCGTGTCATGATCCTCGGACCGTCGGGGTCCGGCAAGGAGCTGGTTGCGCGCGCAATCCACGCAAAATCACGACGCGCCAGTGGTCCTTTCGTCATTCTCAACGGTGCTAGTATCGCACCGGAAACAATGGAGCTTGAGCTCTTTGGAACGGAAAGCGAGCCTGGCTCACCGCGCAAAGTGGGCGCCTTGGAAGAAGCGCACGGGGGCACGCTCTACCTTGACGAAGTTTCAGAGATGCCGCGCGATACCCAGGCGAAAATCATGCGGGTCCTGGTGGACCAAACCTTTACCCGCGTCGGTGGCTCAACACGCGTTCAGGTTGACGTACGGGTTCTGTCGTCTTCCTCGGTTCCTATTGAGCCATTGATCGAAGCGGAGACGTTCCGTTCCGATCTTTACCACCGGCTTGCGGTCGTCCCGCTGAACGTACCGCCGCTCGCCTCGCGCCGGTCCGATGTTCCTGAACTCGTTCATTATTTTATGCAGCAGCTCGCCCGATCGAGCGGTTTGCCCATCCGCCAGATAGCGGACGATGCGCTGACCATCCTGCAAACCCATGATTGGCCGGGCAATGTGCGACAACTGCGCAATAATGTGGAGCGCATGATGATCCTTGCTCGCGGCGAGAACGGCAGCCATGTGACCGCGGAGCTGTTGCCGCCTGACGTTTCATCCTTGCTTCCCAAAACGGCGAGTGAAGGTGCAGAAAACCTCATGAGTATGCCGCTGCGCGAAGCCCGCGAAGTGTTTGAACGCGATTACCTTTCATCCCAGATCAACCGCTTTAACGGCAACATCTCCAAGACTGCTGAGTTCATTGGGATGGAAAGGTCTGCGCTGCATAGAAAATTGAAATCTCTTGGGCTTAATGGCTAG
- the trkA gene encoding Trk system potassium transporter TrkA → MRVVICGAGQVGFGIAERLSRENNDVAVIDTSARLIQAIRDTLDVRGVVGHGSHPDALVQAGIEQADMIVAVTLYDEVNMVACQVAHSLFNVPTKIARIRAQSYLEKQYATLFSRENMPIDVIISPEIEVGEMVLRRLALPGALDSARFAEDRISVVGVYLLEDTPIVDTPLRQLSGLFPELAATVVGILRGDHMFVPRSDDAMLAGDTVYFAADREQVRRTLGIFGRQEAEADRVVIAGGGNIGMYVAHALETRQSRTKIKIIEENRDRAVQIADRLSRSVILHGSALDQEILNEADISQTDTLIALTNDDQVNILSCVMSKRLGVRQNLALINNSSYPPLAQSLGIDAYVNPRQVTISRVLQHVRKGRIRQVHSLMDGAAEVIEAEALETSPLVGQHLRDLDLPDGLRIGAILRKEDVLIPDGDTTVLAGDRVVMFALAGQVKQVEQLFRVSLEFF, encoded by the coding sequence ATGAGAGTGGTCATTTGCGGGGCCGGCCAAGTCGGCTTCGGCATCGCTGAACGCCTATCGCGCGAGAACAACGACGTAGCCGTCATCGATACGTCCGCGCGGCTTATCCAGGCCATTCGCGATACGCTCGATGTTCGCGGCGTTGTTGGCCACGGCTCGCATCCTGATGCGCTCGTTCAAGCTGGGATTGAACAGGCCGATATGATCGTCGCTGTCACTTTGTATGACGAGGTGAACATGGTGGCGTGCCAGGTTGCGCACTCTCTGTTCAACGTGCCCACAAAAATCGCCCGCATTCGCGCGCAGAGCTATCTCGAGAAACAATATGCGACCCTGTTCTCCCGCGAGAACATGCCGATCGACGTGATCATTTCGCCAGAGATCGAAGTTGGCGAGATGGTTCTACGCCGGCTGGCACTTCCCGGGGCGCTTGATTCCGCGCGCTTTGCAGAGGACCGAATATCGGTTGTCGGCGTGTACCTTCTGGAAGACACACCGATTGTGGATACGCCGCTGCGCCAACTCTCCGGACTGTTTCCGGAGCTCGCAGCAACGGTGGTCGGCATTCTACGTGGCGATCACATGTTCGTCCCACGCTCCGATGATGCGATGCTTGCGGGTGACACCGTCTATTTTGCAGCTGACCGCGAACAGGTCCGACGAACCCTTGGGATTTTTGGACGGCAGGAAGCTGAGGCGGATCGTGTTGTCATTGCGGGTGGGGGCAACATCGGAATGTATGTTGCACACGCCCTGGAAACCCGGCAGTCGCGCACCAAGATCAAAATCATTGAGGAAAACCGCGACCGCGCGGTGCAGATCGCCGATCGACTATCGCGTTCGGTCATCTTGCACGGCAGCGCTCTCGACCAGGAAATCCTGAACGAAGCCGATATCAGCCAGACCGATACCCTGATCGCGCTGACCAATGATGATCAGGTCAACATTCTGTCTTGCGTGATGTCCAAGCGTTTGGGTGTCCGGCAAAACCTAGCTCTGATCAATAACTCGTCCTATCCGCCCCTCGCGCAGTCCTTGGGCATCGACGCGTACGTGAATCCGCGGCAGGTCACCATCTCCCGCGTTCTTCAGCATGTTCGCAAGGGCCGCATCCGTCAGGTGCATTCGCTGATGGACGGCGCAGCAGAAGTGATCGAAGCCGAAGCGCTCGAGACCTCGCCATTGGTCGGTCAACACCTCCGTGACCTCGATCTGCCGGACGGCCTGCGGATAGGTGCGATCCTGCGGAAGGAAGATGTTCTTATACCCGACGGTGACACCACGGTCCTAGCTGGTGACCGGGTGGTGATGTTTGCACTGGCGGGACAGGTGAAGCAGGTGGAGCAGCTGTTCCGTGTCTCGCTTGAGTTCTTTTGA
- a CDS encoding potassium transporter TrkG codes for MAIAAVLCAAIALALGDMAGTSLFTGQAGILLFLALGVRIGFSERHMHLDRQIGFRVLILLWLFGIAAATPPFWILTDVPLHLAFFEAASALTTTGGTVYRDLSDVSAAIIAWRALLQWLGGLLTLAAIIVVLAPSGAGGTPVLRFGGDSQQILRHRLGGVVTMYGAITVACFALLVIAGLEVFDAFTLTLSTVSTGGMMPRNGSLSDFGAPLAEWVIGFFMLIGATSLTWHRLVATGRLGRSITLIESLSIAAIAAVLGVAYAIAFAAAAGSGLVLGPLDALREGFVTAASLVSTTGFEARNAGATVLPLSLALVVVLIGGGMFSTAGGLKLYRAAYMGQHAVKELEHIIYPHAVYTDHMGRFAYDTDGMRAIWTALVLLLGFWALTTMAVAISGFPAAAAVVAALASIVNIGPLYEFGWAPPEAWPGYSEMQPLAAVVLSIAMVAGRLEVIGLIAGFSGRFLRQ; via the coding sequence ATGGCTATCGCTGCGGTCCTATGTGCCGCTATCGCGCTGGCCCTCGGCGATATGGCGGGAACGTCACTGTTCACCGGGCAGGCGGGCATTCTGCTATTTCTGGCGCTGGGCGTCAGGATAGGTTTTTCAGAACGCCATATGCACCTTGATCGTCAGATTGGCTTTCGCGTTCTCATTCTGTTGTGGCTGTTCGGCATCGCGGCAGCAACGCCGCCGTTCTGGATCTTGACGGATGTGCCACTTCACCTTGCATTCTTCGAAGCGGCGTCGGCCCTCACCACCACCGGTGGAACGGTTTATCGCGACCTCAGCGACGTATCGGCCGCCATCATAGCCTGGCGCGCCTTACTCCAGTGGCTTGGTGGTTTGCTTACCCTTGCCGCGATTATTGTTGTTCTGGCTCCGTCGGGGGCAGGGGGGACACCGGTCTTGCGGTTTGGCGGCGACTCCCAACAAATTCTTCGTCACCGGTTGGGCGGTGTTGTGACCATGTACGGGGCGATCACCGTGGCATGCTTCGCTTTGCTCGTTATCGCAGGCCTTGAAGTTTTTGACGCCTTCACGCTGACGCTCTCGACCGTTTCCACTGGAGGCATGATGCCCCGCAACGGAAGCCTCAGCGACTTTGGTGCGCCCCTGGCTGAATGGGTCATCGGGTTTTTTATGCTTATCGGTGCCACGAGCCTGACATGGCACCGGTTGGTGGCTACAGGCCGACTGGGTCGCTCCATAACACTGATAGAGAGCCTGTCCATCGCAGCTATTGCGGCCGTCTTGGGCGTCGCATACGCAATCGCTTTTGCCGCTGCAGCCGGTTCTGGCCTGGTTCTGGGGCCGCTTGATGCGTTGCGAGAAGGTTTCGTTACGGCGGCATCGCTTGTTTCAACGACAGGCTTCGAAGCGCGTAACGCTGGGGCGACCGTTCTGCCGCTTTCCCTTGCCCTCGTCGTCGTTCTTATCGGTGGTGGCATGTTCTCCACCGCCGGCGGCCTGAAGCTATATCGCGCGGCCTACATGGGGCAACACGCGGTCAAAGAGCTCGAGCACATTATCTATCCCCATGCGGTCTACACAGATCACATGGGACGGTTCGCTTATGACACCGATGGTATGCGGGCGATCTGGACCGCGCTCGTTCTACTTTTGGGTTTTTGGGCCCTGACGACGATGGCTGTTGCTATCTCGGGTTTCCCCGCAGCAGCAGCGGTCGTAGCTGCCTTGGCATCTATCGTGAACATTGGCCCGCTTTATGAATTTGGTTGGGCACCGCCCGAGGCCTGGCCAGGCTACAGCGAAATGCAGCCTTTGGCTGCCGTCGTCTTGAGTATCGCGATGGTTGCGGGGCGACTTGAAGTTATAGGGTTGATAGCGGGCTTCAGCGGCAGATTTCTGCGCCAATAG
- the hfq gene encoding RNA chaperone Hfq: MAQDRTPNLQDAFLNHVRKQKASLTIFLVNGVKLQGIVTWFDNFCILLRRDGHSQLVYKHAISTIMPAQPVQLFDPDEDAS; the protein is encoded by the coding sequence ATGGCACAGGATAGAACGCCAAACTTGCAAGACGCTTTCCTGAACCACGTGCGCAAGCAGAAGGCGTCTCTGACGATCTTTCTGGTAAACGGGGTCAAACTTCAGGGCATCGTGACCTGGTTCGACAACTTCTGCATTTTGTTGCGCCGAGACGGACATTCCCAGCTTGTCTACAAACATGCGATTTCCACGATCATGCCCGCTCAGCCGGTTCAATTGTTCGATCCCGACGAGGACGCCTCCTGA
- the hflX gene encoding GTPase HflX — protein MSDHSEQDDKARSRQGKPRFQIEDTRARQTRTCIIVPILSARSKPGTTRASGQAATLERSADARVQEAVGLAAAINLDVVFQRVVQLQNLRPATLLGRGKVDEIVEHVRADSIELVFVDHELTPIQQRNLERALHAKVLDRTGLILEIFGRRAQTREGTLQVELAHLSYQKSRLVRSWTHLERQRGGKGFLGGPGETQIEADRRVIQTKITRLQKQIEDVRRMRTLHRARRQSVPAPTVALVGYTNAGKSTLFNRLAGSDVMAEDLLFATLDPTLRRVTLPRGTEIVLSDTVGFISDLPTSLIAAFRATLEEVQEADLIVHVRDMTDPDNEVQKADVLSVLKQLEIGPDDAGVAPPMIEAWNKIDTIGKDERDTLFRTAERLGDTIIPVSAITGEGVSLLEDVMEAAITASRNEAEFHLDSSDGEGRAWLFRHATILKEELLEDGSCRMRVALTARDLAHARERFQR, from the coding sequence ATGAGCGACCACTCCGAACAGGACGACAAGGCACGCAGTCGGCAGGGCAAGCCACGTTTTCAGATCGAGGATACGCGAGCCCGGCAAACGCGCACCTGCATCATTGTTCCGATACTCTCCGCCCGCAGCAAGCCTGGCACAACGAGGGCATCGGGGCAGGCGGCAACACTCGAACGCAGTGCAGACGCACGGGTGCAGGAGGCTGTCGGTCTAGCAGCGGCGATCAATCTCGATGTGGTGTTTCAGCGCGTTGTTCAGCTCCAAAACCTGCGGCCAGCGACGCTCTTGGGTAGGGGCAAGGTTGACGAAATTGTTGAACACGTCCGTGCAGACTCAATCGAGCTGGTGTTCGTGGACCATGAACTGACACCCATTCAACAGCGTAATCTTGAGCGAGCTCTTCACGCCAAGGTTCTTGACCGCACGGGGCTCATCCTCGAGATTTTCGGCCGCCGCGCACAGACGCGGGAGGGAACCCTTCAAGTCGAACTTGCGCACTTGAGCTACCAAAAAAGCCGTCTGGTGCGCTCATGGACCCACCTGGAACGCCAGCGGGGCGGGAAGGGCTTCTTGGGTGGTCCCGGTGAGACGCAGATCGAAGCTGACAGACGGGTCATCCAAACCAAGATCACACGGCTGCAAAAGCAGATAGAAGACGTTCGGCGCATGCGCACGCTTCACCGGGCAAGGCGCCAAAGCGTTCCAGCGCCCACGGTTGCGCTGGTTGGCTACACAAACGCCGGAAAGTCGACGCTGTTCAACCGGCTGGCTGGCAGCGATGTGATGGCCGAGGATCTGTTGTTCGCCACGCTTGACCCAACGCTGCGGCGTGTAACGCTGCCGCGTGGGACCGAAATTGTGTTATCGGACACGGTGGGTTTTATCTCAGATCTGCCGACATCGCTGATTGCTGCGTTTCGCGCGACCTTGGAAGAGGTTCAAGAGGCTGACCTCATCGTGCATGTGCGCGATATGACCGACCCCGACAACGAAGTTCAGAAAGCCGATGTTCTTTCGGTGCTGAAGCAGCTTGAGATCGGGCCCGACGATGCCGGTGTCGCTCCACCGATGATCGAGGCGTGGAACAAAATCGATACAATCGGAAAGGACGAGCGCGATACACTGTTCCGAACTGCGGAGCGTTTGGGCGATACCATCATCCCGGTTTCCGCGATAACCGGGGAGGGCGTCTCTCTCCTTGAAGACGTCATGGAGGCCGCGATCACCGCATCCCGCAATGAGGCTGAGTTCCACCTGGACTCAAGTGACGGGGAAGGGCGCGCGTGGCTCTTTCGTCACGCGACAATCCTCAAAGAAGAGCTTCTTGAAGACGGGTCATGTCGCATGCGCGTCGCGCTGACCGCGCGCGATCTTGCGCATGCGCGCGAACGATTCCAACGCTGA